In Gemmatimonadota bacterium, one genomic interval encodes:
- a CDS encoding Gldg family protein: MNLGPASRINVQLVAAIVRRDLRLAFSNPTGYVFVTLFIFLSAAAAFWQVPFFLNNLANLDQLNAVFPYLLLFFIPALTMGVWAEETRQGTDELLLTLPATDLEIVLGKYLSVVGVYTASLVLSLTHVLVLMFLGSPDLGLMAGNYLGYWLAGAALISVGMLASLLTSHVTIAFILGALFCAAFVLIGPIAGGISDGLRDLLSPLGLFTAFDDFARGVVSFSGLVHFVSVTGLMLYLNVVLIGRRHWPVQAGGYRMGIHHGARAAALVAVVIGLNVILGRAGVRLDVTAEGLHSLSDETVQMLSELDPERPVFIQAFVSPEVPESYVQTRSGLIDVLKELDAVGGSRVQVRIQATEMYTPEAREARDRFGITPRELPDLRSARSGFTNVFAGIAVTCGPEEQVIGFLDTGLPVEYELVRSLRVAARADRAKLGILATEVRLFGGFDFNTMQSRQPWAMTEELRKQYDVVQVQPQEDYPDDLDVLLAALPNTLTQPEMDRLSDYIAAGNPTLLLTDPLPSFNLALSPSEQKGASANPFAGNQQPAPVPKGDIQGLLRGFGVEWTTGLIVWDQYNPHPGMAHLPPEVVFASPGNENPDTFNQEAVSTASLQELVFIFPGRLQHTGSADFTFTPLVQSGTMSGLTAYSQLVQRNFFGGSQLVLTNIPRRASQNAYTVAGHVTGNAAGAVAGEAAAGGGAAGTAAGGAAAGTEENAPVNLVVVADVDFASQQFFDIRRMGAGGLHFDNVTFFLNLMDVLVGDESFIALRSKRVRYRTLETVERQTLAYTEQRVRDEDAAEEEAQAALDQARRRLTARVDEVRQRTDLDEQTRRIMVRNLEEVENRRFETLRTNIEAEKEARIEESKEMMESQIRLIQNTIKNLAALLPPVPVFLLGVFIFLRRRRRENEAAAAARRLRS, translated from the coding sequence ATGAACCTCGGCCCGGCAAGCCGGATCAACGTCCAGCTGGTGGCGGCCATCGTCCGCAGGGACCTGCGGTTGGCCTTCAGCAATCCCACGGGATACGTCTTCGTTACCCTTTTCATCTTCCTCAGCGCGGCCGCCGCGTTCTGGCAGGTCCCATTCTTCCTGAACAACCTGGCGAACCTCGACCAGTTGAACGCCGTGTTCCCTTACCTGCTCCTCTTCTTCATCCCGGCGCTGACCATGGGCGTCTGGGCCGAGGAAACCCGGCAGGGAACCGATGAACTGCTGCTCACGCTCCCGGCAACGGACCTGGAAATCGTCCTGGGCAAATACCTCTCGGTGGTGGGCGTCTATACGGCCTCACTCGTGCTGTCCCTGACCCACGTGCTGGTCCTGATGTTCCTCGGCAGTCCCGATCTCGGGCTCATGGCCGGCAATTACCTCGGATACTGGCTCGCCGGCGCCGCGCTCATCTCCGTCGGCATGCTGGCGTCCCTGCTGACCTCGCACGTGACCATCGCCTTCATTCTCGGCGCGCTGTTCTGCGCCGCCTTCGTACTCATCGGACCCATCGCCGGGGGTATCAGCGACGGGCTGCGGGACCTGCTTTCCCCCCTGGGACTGTTTACCGCCTTCGACGACTTCGCGCGCGGCGTCGTCAGCTTCTCCGGACTGGTCCACTTCGTCTCCGTCACCGGTCTGATGCTGTACCTCAACGTCGTGCTGATCGGCCGGCGTCACTGGCCCGTACAGGCCGGCGGATACCGGATGGGGATCCACCATGGCGCGAGGGCGGCGGCCCTTGTCGCGGTGGTGATCGGACTAAACGTCATCCTGGGCCGGGCGGGCGTCCGCCTGGACGTAACCGCCGAAGGACTCCATTCCCTTTCCGACGAGACCGTGCAGATGCTGTCGGAACTGGACCCGGAGCGTCCCGTGTTCATCCAGGCCTTCGTGAGTCCGGAGGTGCCGGAGTCCTACGTACAGACCCGATCGGGCCTGATCGACGTGCTCAAGGAGCTGGACGCCGTGGGCGGCAGCCGGGTCCAGGTACGGATCCAGGCCACGGAAATGTACACTCCCGAGGCCCGGGAGGCCCGCGATCGGTTCGGAATCACCCCCCGCGAGCTGCCGGACCTGCGCAGCGCCCGGTCGGGGTTCACGAACGTCTTCGCCGGGATCGCCGTCACCTGCGGCCCCGAGGAACAGGTGATCGGGTTCCTGGATACGGGGCTTCCCGTCGAATACGAACTGGTGCGCAGCCTGCGCGTGGCCGCCCGGGCGGACCGCGCGAAACTCGGCATTCTCGCCACGGAGGTGCGGCTCTTCGGGGGATTCGATTTCAACACCATGCAGAGCCGCCAGCCCTGGGCCATGACCGAAGAGCTGCGCAAGCAGTACGACGTGGTGCAGGTCCAGCCCCAGGAGGACTATCCCGACGATCTGGACGTGCTCCTGGCCGCCCTGCCCAACACCCTGACCCAGCCCGAAATGGACCGGCTGTCGGACTACATCGCCGCAGGGAACCCCACGTTGCTCCTGACGGACCCGCTGCCCTCCTTTAACCTGGCCCTTTCCCCTTCCGAGCAGAAGGGCGCAAGCGCCAATCCTTTCGCCGGCAACCAACAGCCCGCTCCCGTGCCGAAAGGCGATATCCAGGGCCTGCTGCGCGGGTTCGGCGTGGAATGGACCACCGGCCTGATCGTATGGGACCAGTATAACCCCCACCCCGGCATGGCCCATCTCCCGCCGGAAGTGGTCTTCGCGTCTCCGGGCAACGAGAACCCGGACACCTTCAACCAGGAAGCCGTCAGCACCGCGTCGCTGCAGGAACTCGTCTTCATCTTCCCGGGCCGGTTGCAGCATACCGGTTCGGCGGACTTCACGTTTACCCCCCTGGTGCAAAGCGGTACCATGTCGGGGCTGACCGCCTATTCCCAGCTCGTTCAGCGCAACTTCTTCGGCGGATCGCAACTGGTGCTCACCAATATCCCGCGTCGCGCGAGCCAGAACGCCTACACGGTGGCGGGCCACGTCACGGGCAACGCGGCCGGCGCAGTGGCCGGCGAGGCCGCGGCCGGGGGAGGCGCGGCCGGAACTGCGGCCGGAGGAGCCGCGGCCGGAACCGAAGAGAACGCGCCGGTCAACCTGGTCGTCGTAGCCGACGTGGATTTCGCTTCGCAGCAGTTCTTCGACATTCGCCGCATGGGCGCCGGCGGGCTGCACTTCGACAACGTCACCTTTTTCCTGAACCTTATGGACGTGCTGGTCGGGGACGAGTCCTTCATCGCCCTGCGCAGCAAGCGGGTTCGTTACCGCACGCTCGAGACCGTCGAGAGGCAGACCCTGGCCTACACCGAACAACGGGTCAGGGACGAGGACGCCGCCGAGGAGGAGGCCCAGGCGGCGCTGGACCAGGCCCGCCGCCGGCTCACGGCCCGAGTGGACGAGGTCCGTCAGCGGACCGACCTGGACGAACAGACCCGGCGGATCATGGTCCGCAACCTGGAGGAAGTGGAGAACCGGCGGTTCGAGACGCTGCGGACCAATATCGAGGCCGAGAAGGAAGCCAGGATCGAGGAAAGCAAGGAGATGATGGAAAGCCAGATCCGGCTGATCCAGAACACCATCAAGAACCTGGCCGCGCTGCTTCCGCCCGTGCCGGTCTTCCTCCTGGGCGTATTCATTTTCCTCCGGCGCAGGCGTCGTGAGAACGAGGCGGCCGCCGCCGCGCGGCGGCTGAGGAGCTGA
- a CDS encoding DUF4340 domain-containing protein, which yields MDETRKTLAFVAAAAVVTAAAFLAAPADPTPEAFSDRGEAFFPEFVDPNDAVSLEVIDFDEATGGINAFSVVFKGTRWRIPSHHNYPADDKDRLARTAAGLIEVRKDDVVAEIAADHEALGVVDPLDESVASLSGRGKRVTIKDGNDNLLADLIVGGNVPGREGQYRYLRVPGQKRTYAARFDVDVSSRFGDWIEKDLLEVDQARIGQVILKDYSIDEGTRMLDQRDTIVLSKGDPDWTANRMRTGQKVDAVKMEDLLKALDELTIVGVRPKPAGLSRSLENNDEGISITRSDLASLQQKGYYFTGDGQLVSNEGETQVSTEDGIIYTLRFGEIVYGAGDEVTAGLVGAGSAGSEGSPGGLGGAGGSGGPGGFGAGSPAGPGENRYLFITTGFDAGLFPEPPGPADLGFQARADSLWTDADRTNADLYEKHEAWRQRVDTGRRTSADLNARFAQWYYVISAESFDRIRLRRADLVTSE from the coding sequence ATGGATGAAACACGCAAGACCCTGGCCTTCGTCGCAGCGGCGGCCGTGGTGACCGCCGCCGCCTTCCTCGCGGCTCCAGCCGATCCCACGCCGGAGGCTTTTTCGGACCGCGGCGAGGCTTTCTTTCCGGAATTCGTGGATCCGAACGACGCGGTCTCCCTCGAGGTCATCGACTTCGACGAAGCGACCGGAGGCATCAACGCCTTCAGTGTGGTATTCAAAGGAACGCGCTGGCGCATTCCCTCCCATCACAACTACCCTGCCGACGACAAGGACCGCCTGGCCCGCACGGCTGCCGGGCTCATCGAGGTCCGCAAGGACGACGTGGTCGCCGAAATCGCCGCGGACCACGAGGCCCTTGGCGTGGTGGACCCGCTGGACGAGTCGGTCGCCTCCCTGTCCGGACGCGGCAAGCGCGTTACGATTAAGGACGGAAACGACAACCTGCTCGCCGACCTCATCGTCGGCGGGAACGTACCGGGCCGGGAAGGCCAGTACCGCTACCTGCGGGTGCCCGGTCAGAAGCGGACCTACGCGGCGCGGTTCGACGTGGATGTCTCCTCCCGGTTCGGCGACTGGATCGAAAAGGACCTGCTGGAGGTGGACCAGGCGCGTATCGGACAGGTGATTCTGAAAGACTACTCCATAGACGAAGGTACCCGCATGCTGGACCAGCGCGACACGATCGTGCTGTCTAAAGGGGATCCCGACTGGACGGCCAACCGCATGCGGACCGGGCAGAAGGTCGACGCGGTGAAGATGGAAGATCTGCTCAAGGCCCTGGACGAGTTGACCATCGTGGGCGTCCGGCCCAAGCCCGCCGGTCTTTCCAGGAGCCTGGAGAATAACGACGAAGGCATCAGCATCACCCGCAGCGATCTGGCCTCGCTGCAGCAGAAGGGCTACTACTTCACCGGGGACGGCCAGCTGGTCTCCAACGAGGGCGAAACCCAGGTTAGCACGGAGGACGGGATCATTTACACGCTACGCTTCGGGGAGATCGTGTACGGCGCGGGAGACGAGGTCACGGCGGGTCTGGTGGGCGCGGGCAGTGCTGGCAGCGAGGGCAGTCCGGGCGGCTTGGGTGGTGCGGGCGGATCGGGCGGCCCCGGCGGGTTCGGCGCCGGAAGCCCCGCGGGACCGGGCGAGAACCGGTACCTGTTCATCACGACCGGATTCGACGCCGGCCTCTTCCCGGAGCCCCCCGGACCCGCCGACCTGGGATTCCAGGCCAGGGCGGACTCCCTCTGGACTGATGCCGACCGGACCAATGCCGATCTCTACGAAAAACACGAGGCCTGGCGGCAGCGCGTCGATACGGGACGCCGGACCTCCGCGGACCTGAACGCCCGTTTCGCCCAGTGGTACTACGTCATATCCGCGGAGAGCTTCGACCGGATCCGCCTGAGACGCGCAGACCTGGTAACCTCCGAGTAG
- a CDS encoding thiamine pyrophosphate-binding protein, giving the protein MNPNHTCADVIAQTLHEAGVRFAFGHPGGEVLELIDALERSGIRFVLTGHESTAAFMAAAVGRLTGIPGVCVATLGPGACNLVLGVGTAYLDRDPVLAITARTSTERHHRSNKQNLPLIDLFTPITRWSVDLEGADVGETVKTALSVAAGPPRGPVYLSLPSDVAGKPAGGPDSSANPDSSVNPDSPASAAGAASQEGQAGHGTAHPPHPAPADESDLPRILSTLNGAERPVAVVGIAMDAARDAQAVRRFLRDTGLPYATTVQAKGIADEHGDRFLGTIAPAAGEDRIIEWLQQSDCVLGIGFDPVEVSRLWHFDAPLQIVANAPVGFGTYTPPAACVGDVSALLGRIAEGYRGRCRWTADDIGYLKARVDAVYHPPSEEGPEGMSPYHLVGALRELLPEDTVVSSDVGAHKNVMGQRWRAPEPGTFLMSNGLSSMGYGVGAAMGAAMALPDRPVAAITGDGAFAMMVQELETVRRTGIAPLIVVLYDASLAVIKIAQQARKLPVTGVDFAPVDWVKVAEGFGIDAEAVSTLDETRDAVSRWVRRREARVLVAPVDERLYTGLKY; this is encoded by the coding sequence TTGAATCCAAATCACACCTGCGCGGACGTCATCGCGCAGACCCTTCACGAAGCCGGCGTCCGATTCGCTTTCGGGCATCCCGGCGGTGAAGTGCTTGAGCTGATCGACGCACTGGAACGCTCCGGAATCCGGTTCGTCCTGACCGGACACGAGTCCACGGCGGCCTTCATGGCGGCGGCCGTGGGACGATTGACCGGCATCCCGGGGGTCTGCGTGGCGACCCTGGGACCCGGTGCGTGCAACCTGGTGCTCGGCGTGGGGACCGCCTACCTGGACCGCGACCCCGTCCTGGCCATCACCGCGCGGACGTCGACGGAAAGGCACCACCGGAGCAACAAGCAGAACCTTCCCCTGATCGACCTGTTCACCCCCATCACCCGGTGGTCCGTCGACCTCGAAGGTGCGGACGTCGGAGAGACCGTAAAAACCGCGCTCTCCGTCGCGGCGGGGCCGCCGCGGGGTCCGGTGTACCTCTCCCTGCCGTCGGACGTGGCGGGAAAGCCGGCCGGCGGCCCGGATTCCTCGGCCAACCCGGATTCCTCGGTCAACCCGGATTCCCCCGCAAGCGCGGCCGGCGCGGCCAGCCAGGAAGGCCAGGCCGGCCACGGGACCGCGCATCCACCGCATCCGGCCCCTGCGGACGAATCGGACCTGCCCCGCATCCTGTCCACGTTGAACGGCGCCGAACGACCCGTCGCCGTGGTCGGCATCGCCATGGACGCGGCCAGGGACGCTCAGGCGGTCCGGCGTTTCCTGCGCGATACCGGCCTGCCTTACGCGACGACCGTGCAGGCGAAGGGCATCGCCGATGAGCACGGAGACCGATTCCTGGGCACGATCGCGCCGGCTGCCGGTGAAGACCGGATCATCGAATGGCTGCAGCAAAGCGACTGCGTCCTGGGCATCGGCTTCGATCCGGTGGAGGTCTCCCGGCTCTGGCATTTCGACGCGCCGCTGCAGATCGTCGCCAACGCCCCCGTGGGGTTCGGCACCTATACGCCGCCGGCGGCCTGCGTGGGCGACGTTTCCGCCCTTCTTGGCCGCATCGCGGAAGGATACCGCGGACGATGCCGGTGGACGGCCGACGACATCGGTTACCTGAAGGCGCGGGTCGACGCGGTCTACCACCCGCCGTCCGAGGAAGGACCGGAGGGCATGTCGCCCTATCACCTGGTGGGCGCCCTTCGGGAACTGCTTCCGGAAGACACCGTCGTCTCCTCGGACGTAGGCGCACACAAGAATGTAATGGGACAGCGATGGCGGGCGCCGGAACCGGGCACCTTCCTCATGTCCAACGGCCTTTCATCCATGGGTTACGGGGTAGGCGCGGCCATGGGCGCGGCCATGGCCCTGCCCGATCGGCCGGTGGCGGCGATTACGGGTGACGGCGCCTTCGCCATGATGGTCCAGGAACTCGAGACGGTCAGGCGTACCGGCATCGCGCCGCTGATCGTCGTCCTGTATGACGCGTCGCTGGCGGTCATCAAGATCGCCCAGCAGGCCAGGAAACTCCCCGTGACGGGCGTCGATTTCGCGCCGGTGGACTGGGTGAAAGTCGCCGAAGGTTTCGGTATCGACGCGGAGGCCGTCAGCACCCTGGATGAAACCCGCGACGCCGTTTCGCGGTGGGTGCGCAGGCGGGAGGCGCGGGTCCTGGTCGCCCCCGTGGACGAGCGGCTTTACACCGGGTTGAAGTACTGA
- a CDS encoding inorganic phosphate transporter has translation MGGDFTLYLAVALGLYMAFSIGANDVANAMGTSVGSKALTIKQAILIAGVLEFLGAYLVGGQVTRTVRGGILDPQISATAPELIVYGMLAALMAAGTWLVVASRLGWPVSTTHSIVGAIAGFGIVAFGFNVVQWEQITQIVASWIVSPLLCGVLAYLIFSAIKWTILRHPDPVRRTRKWAPLYIFSVVVVISLVTLFKGLRNVDLDLTLAETLLWSSVLGIFAVIAGHFLLGLINNRPSAETGDASSGDGQMAVVEKMFGVLQIMSACAVAFAHGSNDVANAIGPLAAVVDISQSGVVNPESPVPSWLLLVGGIGIVIGLATMGYRVMATIGTRITELTPTRGYSAEFAAAITIVLASRLGLPISTTQTLVGGVMGVGLAQGVKALDLSILGRIAASWIVTVPIGALLAIVFFYMFRAIL, from the coding sequence ATGGGGGGCGACTTTACCCTGTACCTGGCCGTAGCGCTCGGGTTGTACATGGCCTTCTCCATTGGCGCGAACGATGTGGCCAATGCCATGGGAACCTCGGTGGGTTCCAAAGCGCTCACGATCAAGCAGGCCATCCTGATCGCCGGAGTGCTCGAGTTTCTGGGCGCCTACCTGGTGGGAGGACAGGTCACTAGAACCGTTCGGGGAGGCATCCTGGACCCCCAGATATCGGCGACCGCGCCGGAGCTCATCGTGTACGGCATGCTCGCGGCGCTCATGGCCGCCGGTACGTGGCTCGTGGTCGCATCCAGGCTGGGCTGGCCCGTGTCGACCACCCATTCGATCGTGGGCGCCATCGCGGGATTCGGCATCGTCGCCTTCGGTTTCAACGTCGTACAGTGGGAACAAATAACGCAGATCGTCGCATCCTGGATCGTCTCGCCCCTGCTGTGCGGCGTCCTGGCCTACCTGATCTTCAGTGCGATCAAATGGACGATCCTCCGCCACCCGGATCCCGTGCGGCGGACCCGGAAATGGGCGCCGCTCTATATCTTCAGCGTCGTCGTCGTGATTTCGCTGGTCACCCTCTTCAAGGGATTGCGTAATGTCGACCTGGATCTGACGCTCGCCGAGACGCTCCTCTGGTCCAGCGTTCTGGGCATCTTCGCGGTGATCGCCGGACACTTCCTGCTCGGGCTGATCAATAATCGGCCGAGCGCCGAGACCGGTGACGCATCGTCCGGCGACGGCCAGATGGCGGTCGTCGAGAAAATGTTCGGCGTGCTCCAGATCATGAGTGCCTGCGCCGTAGCCTTCGCACACGGGTCCAACGACGTGGCGAACGCCATCGGACCGCTGGCGGCGGTGGTGGACATCAGCCAGTCCGGCGTGGTCAATCCCGAGTCTCCCGTACCCAGCTGGCTCCTCCTGGTCGGCGGCATCGGCATCGTCATCGGCCTGGCGACCATGGGCTACCGCGTCATGGCGACCATCGGCACCAGGATCACGGAACTGACGCCCACCCGGGGATACTCGGCCGAATTCGCCGCGGCCATCACTATCGTCCTGGCCAGCCGCCTCGGGCTGCCCATCTCGACGACCCAGACCCTGGTCGGCGGGGTCATGGGCGTGGGACTCGCCCAGGGCGTCAAGGCCCTGGACCTGAGTATCCTGGGCCGGATCGCGGCGTCCTGGATCGTTACCGTTCCCATCGGCGCCCTGCTGGCGATCGTCTTCTTCTACATGTTCCGGGCTATTCTTTAG
- a CDS encoding type II CAAX endopeptidase family protein, with protein sequence MNEPPLDAVEPEEVHPSPRLGFTLVSTALVLGAYLVLQVAVTVVLIAVLDLDPTERMGDLIALGVILSAIPCTFLLLLILDRPGRARGMDPGIWLALRPVRSSTMLGWVVFAFLLLQLADLVTVELGRSPVPPVMETIIETTRYTALLWFALVIAAPVFEEALFRGFLYEGLRRTKLGAGGTIAVTTLLWTMLHAAQYDHFFLTLIALIGILLGIARERTGSLYVPLAIHGVNNLLSTLQMTEEGDALVNALFLR encoded by the coding sequence ATGAACGAACCCCCTCTGGACGCCGTCGAACCTGAAGAGGTCCATCCGTCGCCGCGTCTCGGATTCACCCTCGTTTCCACCGCGCTTGTGCTGGGCGCCTACCTGGTGTTGCAGGTCGCCGTGACGGTCGTCCTGATCGCCGTGCTGGACCTGGATCCAACGGAACGCATGGGCGACCTGATCGCCCTGGGCGTGATCCTCTCCGCCATCCCCTGCACGTTCCTCCTGCTGCTCATCCTGGACCGCCCCGGCCGCGCGCGGGGCATGGACCCGGGAATCTGGCTGGCGCTCCGGCCGGTCCGGAGCTCGACCATGCTCGGTTGGGTGGTCTTCGCCTTCCTGCTGCTTCAGCTGGCCGACCTGGTCACCGTAGAGCTCGGACGGTCGCCGGTGCCGCCGGTCATGGAGACGATCATCGAAACGACCCGGTACACGGCGCTGCTCTGGTTCGCGCTCGTGATCGCCGCACCGGTCTTCGAAGAGGCGTTGTTCAGGGGGTTTCTCTACGAGGGGCTGCGCCGGACGAAGCTGGGCGCCGGGGGAACGATCGCCGTCACCACGCTGCTCTGGACTATGCTGCACGCCGCCCAGTACGACCATTTCTTCCTGACGCTGATCGCCCTGATCGGCATCCTGCTCGGGATCGCCCGCGAGCGTACCGGTTCGCTCTACGTCCCCCTCGCCATTCACGGGGTGAACAATCTGCTCAGTACGCTTCAGATGACGGAAGAAGGGGACGCACTCGTCAACGCGTTGTTTTTGCGGTGA
- the rlmN gene encoding 23S rRNA (adenine(2503)-C(2))-methyltransferase RlmN, protein MRAPASHTPTRGKPDLRGLTLPEISRIVAELNEPSYRAGQIASWVYEKAAGSFDEMTNLSKSLRTELADRACLNPLTPVSRSKSRHGPTTKYLFELQDGQKVETVLIGGSRRNTLCISTQVGCAIGCRFCASGLEGLVRNMTSAEIVDQVVQVKKQAMLAGDARPINNIVVMGMGEPLANYRQVLRAVRIINADWGLGIGARKITLSTSGLVPKIYRLAEEKIQFELSVSLHAADDRTRTAIVPINRRYPLKQLMKACRHYTGTTDRIITYEYVLLKGVNDRFQDAEKLVKLLKKDKCKLNLIPYNPVQGLPYETPDEHRRTAFADALRTGGLQLTIRRERGRDIDAACGQLRLAESRRSG, encoded by the coding sequence ATGCGGGCACCGGCATCACATACCCCGACGCGCGGAAAACCGGATCTGAGAGGCCTTACCTTGCCCGAGATCTCGCGTATCGTCGCCGAATTGAACGAGCCGTCGTACCGGGCAGGTCAGATCGCCTCGTGGGTGTACGAGAAGGCCGCGGGGTCTTTCGACGAGATGACCAACCTGTCCAAGTCGTTACGGACCGAACTGGCCGACCGTGCGTGTCTGAACCCCCTGACCCCTGTTAGCAGGTCGAAGTCCCGTCACGGACCGACCACGAAGTACCTGTTCGAACTTCAGGACGGCCAGAAGGTGGAAACGGTGCTGATCGGCGGGTCGCGGCGCAATACGCTTTGCATTTCTACGCAGGTGGGCTGCGCCATCGGCTGCCGGTTCTGCGCGAGCGGGCTGGAGGGCCTCGTGCGCAATATGACGTCGGCCGAGATCGTCGACCAGGTCGTGCAGGTAAAGAAGCAGGCCATGCTTGCCGGCGATGCCCGGCCCATCAACAACATCGTCGTCATGGGTATGGGGGAACCGCTGGCGAATTACCGCCAGGTACTCCGGGCTGTGCGGATCATCAACGCCGACTGGGGGCTCGGAATCGGCGCCCGCAAGATCACGCTTTCCACCAGCGGGCTGGTTCCGAAGATCTACCGGTTGGCCGAAGAGAAGATCCAGTTCGAGTTGTCTGTTTCGCTCCATGCCGCCGACGACCGTACGCGGACCGCCATCGTCCCGATCAACCGGCGCTATCCGCTCAAGCAGCTCATGAAGGCCTGCCGCCATTACACCGGTACCACCGACCGCATCATCACCTACGAATATGTCCTGCTCAAGGGTGTGAACGACCGGTTCCAAGACGCGGAGAAACTCGTAAAGCTGTTGAAAAAGGACAAGTGCAAGCTTAACCTCATTCCCTATAACCCGGTACAGGGCCTGCCATACGAAACGCCCGACGAACACCGGCGAACGGCCTTCGCGGATGCGCTGCGGACGGGCGGCCTGCAGTTGACCATTCGCCGGGAGCGCGGACGGGACATCGACGCGGCATGCGGGCAACTGCGCCTGGCCGAGTCCCGCAGATCCGGTTGA
- a CDS encoding glycosyltransferase family 9 protein produces the protein MDHVSSPRILVVRPDRIGDVVLSLPVLDALRHRWPKAYLAMLARPYTRDVLERNSCLDAIFEDDPESLHRGPAGFYRQVRRLRAQAFDTALVLMPTMRHVWMICLAGIPRRISVGRKVYHALTRTRSLSRHRYIPLRHESDFCLDLARVIDAREPGNGPLIELKEEERQAARAVLVRTHGQPVIGIHPGNGRNAPNWPVERYARLARTLQDRHGAKIVVTGSAEEGQLAESIMSRLDGPALSLAGRLTLGELIAVIGEMDILVSSSTGPMHLAGALGVPTVSVFCPLPARSPERWRPLGGRDHNLLPPEGQCPTCDRGPFCDLSGITVDMVGEAVGEQLVRG, from the coding sequence ATGGATCATGTATCGTCACCCCGGATCCTCGTGGTGCGGCCCGACCGGATCGGAGACGTGGTGCTCTCCCTGCCGGTGCTGGACGCCCTCCGGCATCGCTGGCCCAAGGCCTACCTGGCCATGCTGGCCCGTCCCTACACCCGCGACGTACTCGAACGTAACTCCTGCCTGGACGCCATATTCGAAGACGACCCGGAGTCCCTTCACCGTGGACCGGCGGGCTTTTACCGCCAGGTGCGGCGGCTGCGCGCCCAGGCTTTCGACACCGCCCTCGTCCTCATGCCGACCATGCGGCATGTGTGGATGATCTGCCTGGCTGGCATCCCCCGGCGCATCAGCGTGGGACGTAAGGTCTACCACGCGCTTACCCGCACCCGGTCCCTCAGCCGTCACCGCTATATTCCGCTCCGCCACGAATCGGACTTCTGCCTGGACCTGGCCCGGGTCATCGACGCCCGGGAACCCGGGAACGGACCGCTGATCGAATTGAAGGAGGAAGAGCGCCAGGCGGCCCGCGCGGTCCTGGTCCGGACGCACGGGCAGCCGGTCATCGGCATCCATCCCGGCAACGGGCGCAACGCGCCGAACTGGCCGGTCGAGCGTTACGCGCGGCTCGCGAGGACCCTTCAGGACCGACACGGCGCAAAGATCGTCGTCACCGGGAGTGCGGAGGAGGGACAGCTCGCTGAATCCATCATGTCCCGCCTGGACGGTCCCGCCCTTTCGCTGGCGGGGCGGCTAACACTGGGCGAGCTCATTGCGGTGATCGGCGAAATGGATATCCTGGTGAGCAGCAGCACGGGGCCCATGCACCTGGCCGGGGCGCTGGGTGTTCCGACGGTGTCCGTCTTCTGTCCCCTGCCCGCCAGGTCGCCCGAACGGTGGCGGCCCCTGGGCGGCCGGGACCACAACCTCCTGCCGCCGGAGGGACAATGTCCAACCTGCGACCGCGGTCCCTTCTGCGACCTGTCCGGCATCACCGTGGACATGGTCGGGGAGGCGGTCGGAGAGCAACTGGTCAGAGGGTAA